The Halichondria panicea chromosome 17, odHalPani1.1, whole genome shotgun sequence DNA segment ACTAATTATAGTCAGCAACAAATAAAGCGTTACAGTGgatgcagctagctacatgcatgtagtgcaGGCATGATaacagctacatgcatgctgacAGCTACCATGCCAGTGCTaacagctacatgcatgctacatgcatgctacatgcatgctgacAGCTACCATGCCAGTGCTaacagctacatgcatgcaacagctacatgtacatgcatgctaacaGACGTTGTCGTCCCCACAGGTTAGGAACTACTTGTACTGCTCAGCCTAGCTGCACTCCTATCATCAGCAGCAAGCAAGGGAGGCGCTTGCCATGAGGTATTAGAAGTATTAAAAGTATTGTACAGTTTCTTTTGATTCGAAATTTGAACCTCAGTAAAAACACTTGAAGTACttgtacacccactcacaaaCAGCTGTTTATGCAACCTACAGGAACATGCTGGTTTGGTGCTTCAAGACATTATCCATAATGCACTTGTAAGTTGATACTTTAAGCGAAATGCGAGCTAGTGCCAGTTTAAAGCAATGCAGCCTATCAGGCACGAAAATGTGCCTTGctgtacaattatacatagTCTATGAAAGGTCAgtcacacgcacactcagtaTGATCATCATTACTTAGGGGCCACAAGGAGGTTGTCTAGAAGCTGACCAGGTCCAAGTAGCTGTGTATGGACAAGGAGACACAATGGAGGCCAGAGTACTAACACTGGACAACCATGGCCTGGAGTTCAGGAACATACAACACACAACTAAAGACAGTAAGTGCTAGAGGTTAACTTGTACAGTGTTGGTGGTTGAACAATAACAAAACAGTGTTATTTCAAGATAAGAAGCAGGTCAAGCTTGTAACCAATAATAACTATACAGAGCTGACCACTACATTAGGAGGGCCAGCAAAGTCAACCATTTTATCAGCTTTACAAGTTTCAATGCTAGTGTCTAGGCCACTCAACCGTGACCCGCCCACACATAGCTACACAAAGCCTTGGTTATAGCACCTGTGATGGGCAacgcagaggaggtacgacatgcgtACACAAATCACTAAAGGTTCAGTGTATTGATCTGGAacgttatcacgtgaccacaaatgacatcaatgcgctgaacttgtagtgatccgtgcatgcatgtcggacctcctctggagcGGCCACTCTCTCGTAAGTCCCTCGCACTAATCGGCCATAACCAACAGGTGACAAATCTATCACCTTGTGTATTTACTTTTTATAATAGGTCTCTTCTACCTAGTGAGCATGCCACCCACCCCCCTTGACCTTCGACCCTGGTTCCTAATATTCAGCTCAGACATGCAGTCAGTGCTACAAGTGGACAGCGATGGAACAATCGCCATGAAGGTATGTAGTTACAGACAATACTACATTACCTCATTAAAATCACCTCATGCTAATTAAATTCATGAGGCATTAAACGAATTTCAAGaagtattataataacaaaGCAATCAAATGCATGACCTTCtaaccgtatagcgcgaaatgttcgaggtACTTAAATATAAATTGTGTCCCAGGTCACGCCTTAAATCTTTGTACTTGAAAAGAAACATTttcttgtgcatgcatgtagaattGCTAACCTAACGAAAGCAGTGAAAATTAAGCTTCTctaaaatttcgcgctatacggtataaaatAAAAGCAATGTAATCATTTTAAATGTCCATTTTCCCTCACAGGCTGCTAGTGATATCTCACTCGCTTGTTGTGCTCTGGCTGACTACCAGTTCTCCTTGAGGGAGGGTATGGACCACGCTCAGTTGGTATCTAGCCAGGGGGTAGTCGGTGTGACCCCCCAGGGAGCTATGAAAGTGGGCGGGGCCACCTCTCGCTATCATGTGAGAATAGTCACTACTGTGGAGAAATGCTATCCAGGAGGGGAGGAGGCAAAGAACGACACAAAGACTAACGAGTAAAGAACTGACTAACTCTAAACTGCCAATCTTTAATTAAACAAATTGTGTACAATATTTAGTattacacacactcactttgATGGGTTGAATAGCGCTCCAAATGAGTCCGGTACGGATATATTCTTTATACTGGAATTCTCGGGGAGGTTGTAAAAGACGAGTAGATACACAGCAAAGTGTACTAGCATGCCCAATAGTACCACCGGGTCCTTGCCCCAGCGATTAGTATAGCGACCAAATATA contains these protein-coding regions:
- the LOC135351849 gene encoding uncharacterized protein LOC135351849, which gives rise to MEARVLTLDNHGLEFRNIQHTTKDSLFYLVSMPPTPLDLRPWFLIFSSDMQSVLQVDSDGTIAMKAASDISLACCALADYQFSLREGMDHAQLVSSQGVVGVTPQGAMKVGGATSRYHVRIVTTVEKCYPGGEEAKNDTKTNE